A section of the Streptomyces sp. NBC_00178 genome encodes:
- a CDS encoding saccharopine dehydrogenase family protein has product MRVLLVGAGGVGTAITRIAARRSFFEHMTVADYDLGRAETAVALLGESGARFGAARLDASDPAAVRAALAEHRCDVLLNATDPRFVMPLFEAALAHGAHYLDMAMSLSRPHPSRPYEKCGVKLGDAQFERAADWEAAGKLALVGIGVEPGLSDVFARYASDELFDEIEEIGIRDGADLTVEGYDFAPSFSIWTTIEECLNPPVVYEEDRGWFTTEPFSEPEVFDFPEGIGPVECVNVEHEEVLLVPRWLKARRVTFKYGLGDEFIGVLRTLHKLGLDRTDPVSVKSGTGAAEVSPRDVVAACLPDPAGLGERMHGKTCAGTWVKGVKDGRPREVYLYHVVDNQWSMREYGSQAVVWQTAINPVAALELLAEGVWGGSGVLGPEALPPRPFLDLLNEYGVPWGMREQ; this is encoded by the coding sequence ATGCGTGTCCTCCTGGTCGGGGCGGGAGGCGTGGGTACGGCGATCACGCGCATCGCGGCCCGTCGGTCCTTCTTCGAGCACATGACGGTGGCCGACTACGACCTCGGGCGGGCCGAGACCGCCGTCGCCCTCCTGGGGGAGAGCGGGGCCCGGTTCGGCGCTGCCCGGCTGGACGCCTCGGACCCCGCCGCCGTGCGCGCGGCGCTCGCGGAACACCGGTGCGATGTCCTGCTCAACGCCACGGACCCGCGGTTCGTCATGCCGCTGTTCGAGGCAGCCCTCGCCCACGGTGCCCACTACCTCGACATGGCCATGTCCCTGTCCCGGCCTCATCCCTCCCGCCCGTACGAGAAGTGCGGGGTCAAGCTGGGGGACGCGCAGTTCGAGCGGGCGGCCGACTGGGAGGCCGCGGGCAAGCTCGCACTGGTGGGGATCGGTGTGGAGCCCGGGCTCTCGGACGTGTTCGCGCGCTACGCCTCCGACGAGCTCTTCGACGAGATCGAGGAGATCGGGATCCGTGACGGCGCCGACCTGACGGTGGAGGGCTACGACTTCGCCCCGTCCTTCAGCATCTGGACGACCATCGAGGAGTGCCTGAACCCGCCGGTGGTCTACGAGGAGGACCGGGGCTGGTTCACCACCGAGCCCTTCAGCGAACCGGAGGTGTTCGACTTCCCGGAGGGCATCGGCCCCGTCGAGTGCGTCAACGTCGAGCACGAGGAGGTCCTGCTTGTACCGCGTTGGCTGAAGGCCCGCCGTGTCACCTTCAAGTACGGGCTGGGCGACGAGTTCATCGGTGTCCTGCGTACGCTTCACAAGCTGGGCCTGGACCGTACGGATCCCGTGTCGGTGAAGAGCGGTACGGGGGCCGCCGAGGTCTCCCCCCGTGACGTGGTGGCCGCGTGCCTGCCCGACCCGGCCGGACTCGGGGAGCGGATGCACGGCAAGACCTGTGCCGGCACCTGGGTGAAGGGTGTCAAGGACGGGCGGCCCCGGGAGGTGTACCTCTACCACGTGGTCGACAACCAGTGGTCGATGCGCGAGTACGGCTCCCAGGCCGTCGTCTGGCAGACGGCCATCAACCCGGTGGCCGCTCTCGAACTCCTGGCCGAAGGCGTCTGGGGCGGGAGCGGAGTACTCGGACCCGAGGCCCTGCCGCCCCGGCCGTTCCTCGACCTGCTGAACGAGTACGGCGTTCCCTGGGGCATGCGCGAGCAGTGA
- a CDS encoding uracil-DNA glycosylase, with the protein MAARPLSELVEPGWAQALEPVAGRIAEMGDFLRAEIGAGRTYLPSGQNVLRAFQQPFDDVRVLIVGQDPYPTPGMAIGLSFAVAPDVRRLPGSLENIFREMHTDLGLPRPSNGDLTPWTRQGVLLLNRALTTAPGKPAAHRGKGWEEVTEQAIRALAARGKPMVSVLWGRDARNVRPLLGDLPAVESAHPSPMSADRGFFGSRPFSRTNDFLSSLGQQPVDWRLP; encoded by the coding sequence GTGGCAGCGCGACCGTTGAGTGAACTTGTGGAGCCCGGCTGGGCTCAGGCGTTGGAGCCCGTGGCCGGCCGGATCGCGGAGATGGGTGACTTCCTCCGCGCCGAGATCGGCGCCGGGCGCACGTATCTGCCGTCCGGGCAGAACGTCCTGCGCGCCTTCCAGCAGCCGTTCGACGACGTACGCGTCCTGATAGTCGGTCAGGACCCGTACCCGACCCCGGGGATGGCCATCGGGCTGAGTTTCGCCGTGGCCCCGGACGTACGCCGTCTGCCCGGCAGCCTGGAGAACATCTTCAGGGAGATGCACACCGACCTCGGTCTGCCCCGGCCCTCCAACGGAGACCTGACACCGTGGACGCGGCAGGGAGTGCTCCTGCTCAACCGGGCGCTGACGACGGCGCCGGGCAAGCCCGCCGCCCATCGGGGCAAGGGCTGGGAGGAAGTGACCGAGCAGGCGATCCGCGCACTGGCCGCGCGTGGGAAGCCGATGGTGTCGGTGCTGTGGGGCCGCGACGCGCGCAACGTGCGCCCGCTCCTGGGGGATCTGCCCGCGGTCGAGTCCGCACATCCTTCGCCCATGTCGGCCGACCGCGGGTTCTTCGGTTCTCGGCCCTTCAGCCGCACGAACGACTTCCTGAGCAGTCTGGGGCAGCAGCCCGTCGACTGGCGTCTGCCCTGA
- a CDS encoding N-acetylglucosamine kinase translates to MSDGTVELVLGVDSGGSGLRLALGAVDPRYPVRTAVCAEPVRTGSAGIDAAHLLEQVLPVVRGLLEAAGPGAAVTAAAIGAAGMATLGDRLRAELPAALASALGIGRLALAADAVTAYAGALGQRPGAVVAGGTGMIALGTDLSTWRRADGWGHLLGDSGGGAWIGREGLDAAMRAHDGRRGGSPALLERLETVFGPAAGLPGLLYPRTDRPALLASFAPEVAACAGTDGTAATILRRAAAHIAAAAAAVCPGPAEHHTEAYEIALTGGLFRMGEALLGPVREELAEQVPRARLVPAAGDPLHGSLEIARALAGAGLRLPPHPALLSVPGVT, encoded by the coding sequence GTGAGCGACGGGACCGTCGAGCTGGTCCTCGGGGTGGACTCGGGTGGTTCCGGTCTGAGGCTGGCGCTGGGCGCCGTGGACCCCCGGTACCCCGTCCGTACCGCCGTCTGCGCCGAACCGGTGCGGACCGGTTCGGCCGGGATCGACGCCGCACACCTGCTGGAGCAGGTGCTGCCCGTGGTGCGCGGACTGCTGGAGGCGGCGGGACCGGGGGCGGCCGTGACCGCGGCGGCGATCGGCGCCGCAGGCATGGCGACGCTCGGTGACCGGCTTCGCGCGGAGCTGCCCGCCGCGCTCGCGTCCGCGCTGGGCATCGGACGCCTCGCCCTCGCCGCCGACGCGGTGACGGCGTACGCCGGCGCGCTCGGCCAACGGCCCGGCGCGGTGGTCGCCGGGGGCACGGGCATGATCGCGCTCGGCACCGACCTCTCGACGTGGCGCAGGGCCGACGGCTGGGGTCATCTGCTGGGCGACAGCGGCGGCGGTGCCTGGATCGGGCGGGAAGGGCTCGACGCGGCCATGCGGGCCCACGACGGCCGGCGCGGTGGTTCCCCGGCCCTGCTGGAGCGGCTCGAGACGGTCTTCGGTCCCGCGGCCGGTCTGCCCGGCCTGCTCTATCCGCGTACGGACCGCCCGGCGCTGCTCGCCTCCTTCGCGCCGGAGGTGGCGGCGTGCGCGGGCACGGACGGGACGGCGGCGACGATCCTGCGGCGGGCGGCCGCCCACATCGCGGCGGCCGCGGCCGCCGTGTGCCCGGGCCCGGCGGAACACCACACCGAGGCGTACGAAATCGCCCTGACCGGTGGGTTGTTCCGCATGGGCGAGGCTCTTCTCGGACCGGTGCGCGAGGAGTTGGCGGAGCAGGTGCCGCGGGCACGGCTGGTACCGGCGGCGGGCGATCCGCTGCACGGCTCGCTGGAGATCGCCCGGGCGCTGGCGGGAGCGGGACTGCGACTGCCGCCCCACCCGGCCCTGTTGTCCGTACCGGGAGTAACGTGA
- a CDS encoding sirohydrochlorin chelatase, which translates to MSTPTGPASGLPVRMPRPRQSGRHRRPEPVVAPEGAAALVLAVPGTPSPASRSLAEEVISIARSELPGLNAQIGYLDGDDAEFPALASVLTQAAAERVARFEQATAAGREVAAPTGPSAVVVPLLAGPDSALIRRIRQAVMESGTQVELTDVLGPHPLLAEALHVRLSEAGLARADRARLFTVATAADGIVLATVGGEEAVQAAGITGMLLAARLAVPVMAAALDVEGSVAAIAAQLQGSGSVQLALAPYLVGPEIDAELLEAAAKEAGCATAEPLGAYPAIGKLVLSLYATTLGITPATPQGAQTH; encoded by the coding sequence ATGAGCACCCCCACTGGGCCCGCCTCCGGCCTGCCAGTACGAATGCCGCGACCTCGCCAGTCCGGACGGCACCGCCGCCCTGAGCCCGTGGTCGCACCTGAGGGCGCAGCCGCGCTCGTTCTCGCCGTCCCCGGCACGCCTTCCCCGGCATCGCGCAGCCTTGCCGAGGAGGTCATCAGCATCGCCCGTTCCGAGCTGCCCGGCCTGAACGCGCAGATCGGTTACCTCGACGGCGACGACGCGGAGTTTCCCGCGCTCGCCTCCGTCCTGACCCAGGCCGCCGCCGAGCGCGTCGCGCGCTTCGAGCAGGCCACCGCGGCCGGTCGCGAGGTCGCCGCGCCGACCGGCCCGTCCGCCGTCGTGGTGCCGCTCCTCGCCGGCCCCGACAGCGCGCTGATCCGGCGCATACGGCAGGCCGTGATGGAGAGCGGCACGCAGGTGGAGCTGACCGACGTGCTCGGTCCGCACCCCTTGCTCGCCGAGGCGCTGCACGTCCGCCTCTCGGAGGCGGGGCTGGCGCGTGCCGACCGTGCCAGGCTGTTCACCGTGGCGACCGCGGCCGACGGAATCGTGCTGGCCACGGTCGGGGGCGAGGAGGCCGTGCAGGCCGCCGGCATCACGGGCATGCTGCTCGCCGCACGTCTGGCGGTTCCGGTGATGGCCGCGGCACTGGACGTGGAGGGCTCAGTCGCCGCCATCGCCGCCCAGCTCCAGGGGTCCGGCTCCGTACAGCTCGCGCTCGCGCCCTACCTCGTGGGGCCGGAGATCGACGCCGAACTGCTGGAAGCCGCCGCGAAGGAGGCCGGCTGCGCGACCGCCGAGCCCCTCGGCGCGTACCCGGCCATCGGCAAGCTGGTGCTCTCCCTCTACGCGACCACGCTGGGCATCACCCCGGCGACGCCGCAGGGGGCGCAGACGCACTGA
- a CDS encoding lactonase family protein, with product MGANTGGRAFIGSFTSAGGLGITVADVDGTTGELSVLASTDILADPSFLAVGRLPDTGAAVLYAVSEVSEGAAAAFDIGGRGAPVLIGEPQPVQGDGPTHVDVRAGHLFTANYGSGSVSVLPLRPDGSPGPAACVLRHEGAGPDVARQAVPHAHQVLADPSGNWVLSVDLGTDSVRVCALDPGTGSLRTHSEAVLRPGTGPRHLAFHPSGGHLYVLNELEPTLTVCRWDAATGLLEPLGETSVLPRSADDDGEAVRTYPSEVVVSHDGRFLWAAGRGRDSISVLALDETAEKPVLVAAVGCGGSWPRDLTLDPTGQWLYAANERSGNVSWFSLDAETGIPSPAGSIDVPAASCVVFA from the coding sequence ATGGGCGCCAACACTGGCGGACGGGCATTCATAGGGTCGTTCACCTCGGCGGGTGGACTCGGGATCACCGTCGCCGACGTCGACGGGACCACCGGGGAGCTGTCGGTCCTGGCGTCGACGGACATCCTGGCCGACCCCTCCTTCCTCGCGGTCGGCCGCTTGCCCGACACCGGCGCCGCCGTGCTGTACGCGGTGAGTGAGGTCTCCGAGGGTGCCGCAGCGGCCTTCGACATCGGCGGCCGCGGCGCGCCGGTGCTCATCGGCGAGCCGCAGCCGGTGCAGGGCGACGGACCCACGCACGTGGACGTCCGGGCCGGCCATCTGTTCACCGCCAACTACGGTTCCGGCAGCGTCAGCGTCCTGCCCCTGCGGCCCGACGGCTCGCCGGGCCCGGCCGCCTGCGTCCTGCGGCACGAGGGCGCCGGACCCGACGTCGCGCGCCAGGCCGTCCCCCATGCCCACCAGGTCCTCGCAGACCCGTCGGGGAACTGGGTGCTGAGCGTCGACCTCGGCACGGACTCCGTGCGCGTCTGCGCACTCGACCCCGGCACGGGCTCCTTGCGCACGCACTCCGAGGCGGTGCTGCGTCCGGGGACCGGCCCGCGTCACCTCGCCTTTCATCCGTCCGGGGGACACCTCTACGTCCTCAACGAGCTGGAGCCCACCCTCACCGTGTGCCGCTGGGACGCCGCCACCGGCCTGCTCGAACCGCTGGGCGAGACCTCGGTGCTGCCCCGGAGTGCCGACGACGACGGCGAGGCGGTGCGTACGTACCCCTCCGAGGTGGTGGTGTCGCACGACGGACGGTTCCTGTGGGCCGCCGGCAGGGGGCGCGACAGCATCTCCGTGCTCGCCCTGGACGAGACGGCCGAGAAGCCCGTCCTCGTGGCGGCCGTGGGCTGCGGAGGGAGCTGGCCCCGTGACCTCACCCTGGACCCCACCGGGCAGTGGCTGTACGCGGCCAACGAGCGCTCCGGGAACGTCAGCTGGTTCTCCCTCGACGCGGAGACGGGAATCCCGTCGCCCGCGGGCTCCATCGACGTCCCGGCGGCTTCCTGCGTGGTCTTCGCCTGA
- a CDS encoding FUSC family protein, giving the protein MLKKVFVAPDPGRLRLRHATRAVLGIGLAVVVCGVAGHSLVAAITGGLAALLALFTVTDTTVRGQAVTTALLPAAGLPVLALAAALHDQPVARDLAFLAVMGAGVYARRWGPRGHALGVFAFMSFFITQFLHTLPGQLPELFSAVLLSLLAASSVRFGLWCYERRLPVAALLAPVAGRGLSRATTRQAVQAVTGGALALLAGQLLSDQRWYWAVGATWWVFVNTASRGETLVRGFRRILGTLIGIPVGLVVIAPLHGAAVPTAILVALGVFGIFYSAAVSYTWMMFSVTVLAGALYGALGVLDPALLALRLVETGVGALGAMLAVLVVLPVTTHATTDAWIQRALRCVHACTAEATARLAGSASADPASRVAELEALLGRVRLSLGPLVHPLSPLRARKARAGQVLALLDDCAREVRGLASVAADPEASHDARLAAACWRVESSVEALTAPARRRREAAAAVGVPQPAGAVEPALAHLHGLERALAELAAPLHSSPRAPLVGA; this is encoded by the coding sequence TTGCTGAAGAAGGTGTTCGTGGCTCCGGACCCGGGGCGGCTGCGGCTGCGGCACGCGACCAGGGCCGTCCTCGGCATCGGGCTGGCGGTCGTCGTCTGCGGCGTCGCCGGGCACTCGCTCGTCGCCGCGATCACCGGCGGGCTCGCCGCCCTGCTGGCCCTCTTCACGGTCACCGACACGACCGTGCGGGGGCAGGCGGTGACCACCGCGCTGCTTCCCGCGGCCGGTCTGCCCGTCCTCGCGCTGGCCGCCGCCCTGCACGACCAGCCGGTGGCCCGTGACCTGGCCTTCCTCGCGGTGATGGGGGCGGGTGTCTACGCCCGGCGGTGGGGGCCCCGCGGGCACGCCCTCGGCGTCTTCGCCTTCATGTCCTTCTTCATCACGCAGTTCCTGCACACACTGCCCGGCCAGTTGCCGGAACTCTTCTCCGCCGTCCTGCTCTCGCTGCTGGCGGCGTCGTCCGTCCGTTTCGGACTGTGGTGCTACGAGCGCCGGCTCCCGGTGGCCGCCCTGCTCGCACCCGTCGCCGGCCGAGGGCTCTCCCGGGCGACGACCCGCCAGGCCGTCCAGGCGGTCACCGGCGGAGCACTCGCGCTCCTGGCCGGCCAGCTCCTCTCCGACCAGCGCTGGTACTGGGCCGTGGGGGCGACCTGGTGGGTGTTCGTCAACACGGCGTCGCGCGGCGAGACACTGGTCCGCGGCTTCCGCCGGATCCTGGGGACGCTGATCGGGATACCCGTCGGTCTCGTCGTCATCGCCCCCCTCCACGGTGCCGCGGTGCCCACGGCGATCCTGGTGGCGCTCGGCGTGTTCGGGATCTTCTACTCCGCCGCGGTCTCCTACACCTGGATGATGTTCTCGGTGACGGTCCTGGCCGGAGCGCTGTACGGGGCGCTCGGGGTGCTCGATCCCGCGCTGCTCGCGCTGCGCCTCGTCGAGACCGGTGTCGGGGCCCTCGGGGCGATGCTGGCGGTGCTCGTGGTGCTGCCGGTCACCACCCATGCCACGACGGACGCGTGGATCCAACGCGCCCTGCGCTGTGTGCACGCCTGCACCGCCGAGGCCACCGCGAGGCTCGCCGGATCGGCGTCCGCCGACCCCGCTTCCCGCGTCGCGGAGCTGGAAGCGCTCCTGGGCCGCGTGCGGCTGTCCCTCGGTCCGCTCGTGCACCCCCTGAGCCCGCTGCGCGCCCGGAAGGCGCGAGCGGGGCAGGTGCTCGCCCTGCTCGACGACTGCGCACGTGAGGTGCGGGGCCTGGCCTCCGTCGCGGCGGATCCGGAGGCTTCGCACGACGCGCGGCTCGCCGCGGCGTGCTGGCGGGTGGAGTCGTCCGTGGAGGCGCTGACCGCCCCGGCCCGCCGCCGTCGTGAGGCCGCGGCTGCCGTCGGCGTACCGCAGCCCGCGGGTGCCGTCGAACCCGCGCTCGCCCATCTGCACGGTCTGGAGCGGGCGCTCGCCGAGCTGGCTGCCCCCCTGCACAGCTCCCCGCGCGCTCCGCTCGTGGGGGCCTGA
- a CDS encoding DUF3618 domain-containing protein, with product MTKPFDDKPNASGPEALRQEVEEARDELGRTVEALAAKADVKAQAKQKTAEVRQKSAEAKEQAAVKAGELKAKAAEAAHRVQDTVPSPVKDKAAQAAGEVRAKAAQAGSLWEDKAPEPVRRKAAEGALVARDNRTVLLVAAGAALVAWVTFRRRRS from the coding sequence ATGACCAAGCCATTCGACGACAAGCCGAACGCCTCCGGCCCGGAGGCACTCCGCCAGGAGGTCGAGGAGGCCCGCGACGAACTCGGCCGGACGGTCGAGGCGCTGGCGGCCAAGGCCGATGTGAAGGCGCAGGCGAAGCAGAAGACGGCGGAGGTCAGGCAGAAGTCCGCCGAGGCCAAGGAGCAGGCCGCGGTCAAGGCGGGCGAGCTCAAGGCCAAGGCGGCCGAAGCGGCCCACCGGGTGCAGGACACCGTGCCGTCACCGGTCAAGGACAAGGCGGCCCAGGCGGCCGGCGAAGTCCGGGCCAAGGCCGCACAGGCCGGCAGCCTGTGGGAGGACAAGGCGCCCGAGCCGGTGCGGCGGAAGGCGGCCGAGGGTGCCCTGGTGGCGCGGGACAACCGCACGGTGCTGCTGGTCGCCGCGGGCGCCGCGCTCGTCGCGTGGGTGACGTTCCGCCGCCGCAGGAGCTGA